A stretch of Arachis hypogaea cultivar Tifrunner chromosome 15, arahy.Tifrunner.gnm2.J5K5, whole genome shotgun sequence DNA encodes these proteins:
- the LOC114925333 gene encoding uncharacterized protein has protein sequence MAVGDFNEIVAPDESTGAYFSSHRASLLTTTLDDCELFDLKVTGRRYTWYRAVQAGRDLAKRLDRAIVNEAWMTMFPEGYSEILSRLHSDHCPILVRCHGSPRVKGSRPFRFQAAWATHPSYKHVISKAWNQEFGSVTERLKMVQQASLDFNSKIFGNIFVRKNKLEYQIDQIQRRLEVTDVLSLRIKEAELREDYNRLLLQEELFWYQKSREQWVNQYTVT, from the coding sequence ATGGccgttggtgattttaatgagattgtgGCACCAGATGAGAGTACAggtgcttatttttcttctcacagAGCTAGTCTATTAACTACTACTCTAGATGACTGTGAGCTCTTTGATCTTAAAGTGACTGGTAGGAGATATACTTGGTATAGAGCAGTTCAGGCTGGCAGGGACTTGGCTAAAAGGTTGGATAGAGCTATAGTTAATGAGGCGTGGATGACAATGTTTCCTGAGGGTTATTCTGAAATTCTTAGCAGGCTTCattctgatcattgtcctatttTAGTTCGTTGTCATGGTAGCCCCAGAGTGAAAGGCTCACGTCCTTTTAGGTTCCAAGCTGCGTGGGCAACACATCCTTCTTATAAACATGTTATTAGTAAGGCTTGGAATCAAGAGTTTGGAAGTGTTACCGAAAGGCTTAAGATGGTTCAACAGGCTTCTTTGGACTTCAACtcaaagatttttggaaatatttttgtgCGAAAAAATAAGCTGGAATATCAGATTGATCAGATTCAACGGCGTTTGGAGGTTACCGATGTGTTATCTCTGAGAATTAAAGAAGCTGAACTGAGGGAAGATTACAATAGGCTTTTGTTGCAAGAGGAACTTTTTTGGTACCAGAAATCTAGAGAGCAGTGGGTCAA